agaaggacgttgaggtgctggagcgtgtccagagaagggcaacgaggctggtgaggggtctggagaacaagtcttatgaggagcggctgagggaactgggactgttcagcctggagaaaaggaggctgaggggagacctcatcgctctctacaactacctgaaaggaggttgtagcgaggtgggtgtcggtctcttctcccaagtaacaagcgataggacaagaggaaatggcctcaagttgcggcaggggaggtttagattggatgtaaggaaaaatttctttactgaaagagtggtgaaacattggaacaggctgcccagggaagtggtggagtccccatccctggaggtttttaaaagacgtgtagatgaggcgcttagggacatggtttagtgggcatggtggtgttgggttgacggttggactcgatgatcttagaggtcttttccaacctcaatgattctatgattctatgattctatgattcgaggCATGATAATAGAGTCTCCTCCTGTGGACAACTCCCCGTACCTAGAGAGAGCTAGGAAGAGCTGTTAGCTCTTGATGGTCCTGCTTTGAGTGGGATTTCCAAGGTAATGGCTTTCTGGAACCTTCATTTTGTTCCCAGGAGAAGCAGCCATCTACTACTCCCCTGACTCAGCCCAGGATTAACAGCTATCTTTTATTTTGTGCCAGTACCACCCCCCAAGCAGACCTTCTAAGTTAAGAGCCCCTTTTTGTTAGCACATGTAAATCTAAAATGACTCCATAAGAAtcattttcatataaatatggGGTCTAGACATAGCAAAacagagtagaagaaaagaagaaaggaaggcaagCAAGGAAGTCCAAACTTAACACCAGGGACCTTATCTCCACTCACCGCAAAACTTAAGGAGAGGTATAAATCTCCCCACTTTACTCATACGAGAAGATGAAACTTTCTCTCTTTTACACATACACATGCTCtctcactctttctttctcttttcctaatgCTTTCAGAGACTTCTATCTTCAGTTAGTCATCCTTGCTGTAAGTTTCTTTAAATTGTAATTGGATAGTCTTCCAGATTCTGGAGGGCCCTTTTGTGAGAAGAATTTCTGGGGATATAGCCCCTATTTGATGAAATTGAGAGTTGCTAAATTAACAAAGGACTGACTAAAGATATGATTCCTTGCTTGTAGTAGAAATCCCGTTTTACCAGCAACTGTTTTTAAGGAACCCTAAAACAAAATACTTATGCTTGTACATTGATGTTCCCatgttcctgtattttattttctgtcaaattttcTGTCAAATTCTGAATTTATGAATATCGTGATCTCTGTGTGTGTCGCATTGAGAATTTGGATCTTAGCCTGCACGCTTGCTACCCTCGACCTTAGAGATCCCAAATGTGTAGGCACCATTTGaactaatttccccaaatcagtttcatttttgcattttctctgagTGTACATGTGGCTCTTATTCACATGCAAAAGCCCTACACGTAACATGGAGTTATACTTACATCAATAAGCTGCTGCTGATCCTTCTCAGACATATTGGTCAAACTATAGTACTTTCCAGAAAGGTCTCCTGTCAGCCCAGCTAGAGCAGTGACCACAACATTTTCCACTTCTCTTCTCTCTGCCCTGGTACAAGCTGGAGGAAGGCTGAGGCCCCGGATGCTACGACCAGTACGTACACGTGATGAGAGGACATAGTGCTCATCAAATTGACCATGGGTGATCTGAAGgaagaatgttttttaatttacacACAGTCCCCCATTTTGTACAttaccatttaaaaaacccaTCATACAAAAATGGGTCATCTTTCTGCCCAGGGATCATGACCTCTCCTAGATATCACAGAACATTAGGAACCCCTCAGTGTTTCAGATACTAAGGGTTTTTTAGGAACTCCAAAGTTCTTTTGCTGACTGAATGTGGCAAAGTAACCAGCTGATCTTTTTTAGCTCCAGAATGGAATATAAAAGGATCTGAGTGGCTTTTGGAAATATGGATATGAACATAGAAAGAAGGCCAGGTATGGAAGATCTTTTGAAAGAGGAAAGCCCAAGATGATGCTAATCTACACCGTTATTGACCTATGAAAGAAATACTAAGCAATGGGTAAGATTtgattcgggggggggggggggcggggagaaatGCTTTCACTCTAATCCTTAAATACATGGTTATCTTTATCTTATTAACAGACTCACAGTGCCATTAGGCAGAGGCCCAAATGCTTAGTACCAGCTGGGATTGATCCTTCTGTTAAGAACAAGGTAGGGATGCAACTAGCTTGCTGTTAGGGCCATGAGTGCACCAAGGAGCTCTGCAAACCTCTTTCACCCTCGCTCCACTGGGTTTTAGCCAGCTCTGATATTGCATAGCTGTGTAACCATGGATCAGACAACTTTGAAAAGAGCTGTCTGGAAAAGATCTGTGAGAAGTTTCATCTGGGGTCTTTACACCTTGGTTTGAGCTGCATTTAATCTAAGGCCCTCACCCTCAGTCCTTGACTGAGCTACTTTGTAGGtatgcctgtgcctggccttgtACCTTGTTTATCCTGACCCTGCCTCACTGAcctgacctcagacctgccttgtCATTATGGGCTTCTCTGTCAATCACTGGGCTGTTGGCTGAACCTGGTTACTGTAACTAGACCTATTCTCTTCTTGCTTGGGTACTGTGGAACTGTGCCCTTGGTGAGCCCACTGCTCTGCCTGTCTTGCTATCACTCTTGGCTCCTGGCTTGCTCCTCTTGTAGAGCAGCACAGTCTCGCGCCTCTGACACTTCTGCATGATGTCAGGGTGTAATTGAATAGAGTAGTCAGGTGAACACTAGAGTAGTCAGGTGAAAGAGGTCCAGTAAAAAGAGGAAATTAGAAGAgaagaataaggaaaagaaagaaaggccATGTAGATGCTAGCCTGGTTTGTCCTTTGTCAGATGCTGAAAACCCCAGAAAACCTAAGCTGTAAACTAACAGCCTTgcaaaaagaaaggacagaacAAGGCCTCACTTCATTTAGACATACTCCCTGTGGGATGTGCCATTTCAGTCATTTGTGGCATTCTTTAGCCCTAAAATCATTTTCTTTGGAGTTggatcagggggaaaaaagtactaTTACATACAATATCATCATTGTAAGAAGCAGCATTCAATCTTTATTTcctcattattttatttaaatcctACCTTGGATGCATCCAGGTCTGTGTGATGCTTCATTGTGCATGGATCATAGCCATTATGTCTCACTTTAATGACAGGGTCAAAAATCTCAGCAAATACCTATAGAGTCAAGAGAATCTACAAAGAGTcttcagaatcatagaaacacTTTAATGCACTAACTTTAGTCACAAGGGAAATCCCTTGGTACAGGCTCCTGGATGGCAGCCGTAAAGGGGACTTTGCAAGTGCTGACAGGGGTAATTATGAAGGGAAGGGTCATATGTGGGATGTATCTTTGAAAATTGGTCTCTGAAAAAATTATCTCTCAAAATCTGATCTATTTTCAATAGATCTCTCTTTTATGTAGCAGAGGGTAACTGCCAGTAGTTTGCCATGAGTTTCTCAGTTGCTTTGAGTTTCTGCTGTACCTCTTAGAAGCAGAACATGGAATTTCACCCTCTGTCTCCTAACAATAAATTGGGAGATTATTGGTGGTGGATTTCAGTCATTTTGACCTAAACAGTGCTCTGTAGTGGTTGCTCATCTTCTCAACAAAAATTGCACCTTACCTTACAATTGCACCTTACTTTAGTTACAAGCTTATTCTAGTTACTACAGATAGGTACTGGATGTGGTGGCAACCAGATTAGATTTCAGGATTTATTAGCAACTAGAATACACGTTCAGTCCCCAGGCAGCTTGTGTCCTGTTCTTAGGTCATATGAGAATACCTATGTCTTCACTGCCATTGGATACTGGTGCTAGTTAGAGCCATTTAGCACAGGTATGTCAACACTAATCACAATCACACCTTCATTCTGTTGTGCAGCAATAACTCTGGCAGAGCTTTTCAAGGCAGTCACCATGTCTAATGAGTAAAACAAATCACAGAAGCTGGTAGTTCCAGAATATCAGATGTCTTCTTCCATCCTGAGCAGCCTAGTATTTGGGATATTATTAAGAGGTTGTATAATAATAGATACTGTTGTATGGTAgactgaaggaagcagaccacagagGTCAATAAAAAtaaggattttcttctttttctattctcCTTGTTTCAGAATTACATAAACCTGTCTATCCTAATACTATCTTTGGCTTTTGTCGTGGTCCAATAGCTATGGCTTAAAGATGCCCAGCACTTCAAAGaagccattttcttttcagttctgccTCAACTGTTTTACAATGTAATTTCCATATTACCTTTATTTTGATGTGTCTCATTCTTTTTCCATAAACTATGTTTAGTAGTAGGAAAGAGAGCAGCTGTTAGAGGCAAATAGAGTATTACTCCCAAGCAGCCATATTTTATTAACTTTGACTGCAGTAGAGAGGGGTCCTTTAGCAATGCCTCATATTCACTGCATTTCCTAATGTAGAATAGCATTCAAATCCTCATAAAGAGTAGGGAAAAAACTGTCTTTATGCACATGGCCTGCCCTTTATATATTCTCTGGGATACAATTTCTCTTAGGAGTGCATATTCTACTAAGAATCTGTGTTCATATAACGAACTCTTGTGAACTATACCATACAAACTGAACCAAATATGATAGcattgtgaaaatattttacctcATAGGATTCTTCATCACCTGCAACCATGCCCACAGTTTTAATGAAAGGATGGCCAGGATTGTCCACCCCGGTTTGGATACACTGGTCTAGGGTGTAGCCATTGAGAGTCATCTTGTCCCTTAGCTTAGCATAAATTGCTGGTGTGAGGCATTCAGCCATGCAGTTGTTATGTTTGCGGAGATCAGGATAGTCtgcactgaagagaaaaaaaatcacaagcactTAATGTGATATCTTTAAACAGTAATCTTTGCTAGTTTAAGAAACTACTTAAGCGATCGGGAGATATGGAGTACATAGCACAGTTGAAAAATATAATTAGTTCTTGGTTTATACATGTATTGGGTTTATGCGGCAAGGTTTTCgtagtgggggggggggctgcaggagtggcttctgtgagaagagatcaggggttgcccccatgtcggacagagccagtttcagctggctccaaaatggacccactgctggccaaagctgagccaatcagtgaagctggtggcgcctctgtgataacatatttaagaaagggtaaaaaacactacATAGCAgttgtgagagagagaaatgagaaaaaaatgtgataaaagcaatcctgcagacaccaaggtcagtgaagaaggagggggaggaggtgctccaggtgctggagcagagattcccctgcggCCCATGGTAAAGAcgatggtgaggcaggctgtccccctgcagcctgttGAGTACCCCACGCCAGAggaggtggatatgccctgaagtaagctgcagcccatggcaagcccatgctagagcaggctcctggcaggaactgtagcccatggagaagaccccATGCAGGAgtaggttttctggcaggaactgtggcctgtggaggacccatgcaggagcagtccattcctgaaggactgtaccccatggaaaggacccatgctggagcagttcttgaagaactgaaGCTTGTTCTTGGGTTCTTGGGAAGGatccacattggagaagtttgtgaaggactgtatcccatgggaggaaccccatgctggaacaggggaacagtgtgagaaggaaggaatggcagagacaaagcgttatggactgactgcaacccccattccccattccccctgtgccgctcggggggcaGGAGATAGAAGAgttaggagtgaagttgagcctgggaagaaggggtgtgtgtgggatAGgtgattttagttttgtttttatttctcactatcctactctgttacaattaattggcaataaattaaataaatcttccccaagtcgagtctgttttgcccgtgacagtaattggtgagtggtctccctgtccttatctcgacccacgaggtttttcatctttttttctccccctatcTTGCTGAGGAGGGTGAGTAAGAGAGatgctgggtgggcatctggcagccagccaaggatAACCCACCACAATACATTGCACTGAAATTTAGGAAGGGAAGAATACTGAAGTCACACAAAGTACTCCACACTGCACTGGTGGGCGACTACACTAACAGACAATAGTAGCTTTCTGTTACTTGGAGCAACCAGAAAAATGAATCCCAATGATCTTTGAAAGTGTATTAAACCCTATTAAATCTCTGCTGAGATTTCTCTTATTCAGAATTAAAAGAGCTCTAACATTGTTTTGTTCAAGTaggaaattaaatatatttaactggATAAGAGCTCTCATCCTGAACCGTGATGTTCTTGCAGCTTTGTGGCCATCAGTGGAACTGTCTGATCTATATCAGCTGGGAATCTAACTCTTTTACAATATCTGGGGTTGTTTTAatggttttatttacaaaaagctGTACAGTATAATAAACCAGAGAAAATGAAGACATTATGTTTTAGTAAAGCATTTTTGCAAGTGAGTCAGATCACATTTACCTTGTTTTGATAACACTTTGCTTTATGCACAACCCCATTATTGTTATAAGAATTTATTTGAACTAAGATACTATTtgccatgtaaaaaaaaaagtctgtcaaaGCCTGgtccttttttttggtgttttgttttttcacaaaTATGGCCAGCAAAGTCAACTTACATATCTGTAGTTAGTTTCTAATCATCAACCAactagttttaaaacagaattaggAATATTTCAAGTACAGTAGTTATATAAGAGATTTTTTTACTACTTGTGTAATTAAAATTCTTTCATGGTTCATAATAGTAGAATCTATACAATCAGCCAGTCCCATAGGCGCTGAAAGCATTCAAGGGCTGATGAGATAAAATAAGGACTAATTTGGTGCTTTGCCTAAAAATTGAACCATTTTTCAGGTTTGTCATTGTTTGGCAATGTTTTTGTGAGTGTGTTGATATGATCTCACATCCCTATTTTCTGGTCTTGAAGGCCATTGTCAGTGCTATCTAAAACTGGGGTTATTAATAAAGGATGCTGGGTTTTAGGTTGTCAGTCAACAGCCCATATGCAGACACATAGATGGTGTGTTTGCATGAGGGAGTAGGTACTCTGCAGCTTTAATGGGGATCTTCCTCCCCAAAGAGTTAAATGCTATGCCTAGCCCAGTTAACTGGGCCCTATGCTCAGCTGACTACTTAACCCAAAGTGCTTACCTTGGAGGGAAGAGTTTTCGTTTTTCTTGAACAGCAGCCTTAACATTTTGCTTATTGAGGAGGTACCCAGTGGTTAGGACCCCTGTGCCTGTTGCTGCAAAGAGTGCAGCAGTTGCACGGCCAGCCAGGAGACGACAGAATGTGCTAGCCATTCGTCTTGGAAGGATACAATTTCTAGAAGATAAGACAATCTAAAATCAACCCATAAGACCTCAtacaatgcaaatgaaaaataaaccctCACTTTTAACTGTAGTCCAATAAAAgaagcaattaatttttattattggtTTGCATTGAAACAGTGTGTTAAGAAAAATGGTTAGCATTTActgtatttctatatatgtacCTTTGGTAGACTTGGAAATCAATTGATTTTTAGTGCTGTATTGAGCGCACAATTCTAAACCCAACACccagaatattttaattgttttaatgatTTAGGGCCATAATTGAATGCTTTAGCTTGCTTCATAGCAACAATGCATTACACAGAGACATCTTTCCACTGACCAAAAAGGTACAATATCAGAGTAAGAAAcagcagacaaaaatatttaaagtgaaagGAGTATTTTGGTATTTTGGTGAAAGGGGTAATAGGAAAGGAGGTTGAAATCTTGTGGAGGTTTTGAGTCTGAGGTTTTGAGTATTTCATGGTATAATCAATTATATAATGCTGACTGTAGATTGCAGGGATTTGTGGATAAGGTGGGATAAGGCATCTTGCAAAGTCAGAAGTGCGAGttctatatttttattgaaaatgctTCCAGGTGACTCTGCTGTAAGTGGCTTTCCAGTCAGAAAAGTCAAATGTGGCAGGATGTGGCATTAGGTAGGTCATTCCTTTCAGTGCTATCACCTATAGAAACTCATGTTCCTTTTCCATGCTAGCCTGACCTGTTAAacactttgtgctttttttccataTGAATAAAGTTGAAGTATGCCAGAACTCATCAGCCTGAAAAAGAGACAGTTTGGAGGAGGAATATGGTAGAGACCTAAAAATCCTGAGTGGCATGGGAAACGTGGATTGAGATCAACTCTTTACTGCCTTTTCCAATATAAGAATACAGTCCATCAAATGCAACTAGTGGGAGcaacattcaaaacaaacaaaggtAGGTGAATCTTTACACAATCTGTCATAGACCTATGGAACTCCTTGTCAAAGGATGATGTAGGTGCAGGACATTTACATGGGTTCAACAGGAGACCGGACAAGTACATGGAAGCGATTCATTGTGGGCTTTAAGCAGACAAATGAAAACAGGCTAACAAAATTCCCTGATCTGAAAACAGCTGAAAGCTGTGAGAGTATCAAGGAGTATCACGTTTGTTCTGCTCTCTTCTCTGAGCATCAACTTATGGCCATTGTTGGACAGAGTACTGGTTTATGAAGACCCCGGTCTGGATCAGTACTGTTATTCTTGACATTTAGGATACTATGGAAGTATACAAACatctttcagaacaaaaaatatggctaaagaaagcaaagtaaaatgACTTCTTCAAGCCACAAGGTGTCACTTAGCAGAGGCACATTATAAGTAGCAGTTTCTGGCTCAGCCTTGAGGTACCAAACTAGGATTATGTTTGTCTCTCATGAAATTAAGACCTTTCCTTCTTCAAGACAAAGAGATAATCTCCTTTGCATTTATACCACGTGTACTGcacaaaactttaaaataagaaTGAACATAATGGATACCAAATTTAGAGGCCTTGCTGCAATTCAAGAATGTTCTTACTGTGAGGAGcagggtgggggagggggggcttttttaaagatgaaaacgTGTAGAGCCTGCCTCATGACATGTTCCTATAAAATTCCTGTAGTATGGATTTTCAGAGAGCTAGGGAAGAAAAGAGCTAGGTGTTTGGAGAGAGGAAGTCATTGTGGGCAACATTGCTCCAGGAAGACAATCCAGGCTCTTTCCAGATTTGTGATGTGGAGGCATGGAggctctgctctctgccagccAACCAGGCCAAGGTCAGGGACAGAAGGCAATGTATACTCTGCCCCTTCCCTTCTAACAGCAGCTACTCTGTGAGGGACAGGGATGAAGTCTGGGAAAGGATTTGGCCTCTAAAGTGAAGAGGCCTGTGGGACTCCTGAATAAAAGAGAAGAGTCAGTAGGATTGAAAAAGCCTCTACAACAGGGAAGAAATAAATATGTAGGGCTTTACAAAGCACAGGAaccttatttttaatatttcatcctTAGCAAATATCACTATAATGAAAAAATGTGTCTTAGGACAATAGCATGTGAGGAAGTCCTCAACCCCCTTCCACATATCTACTAGGCTAGctatattttgtgtgtgttggcCAATATATAATTGCTCTGTAATTTTGAGTCATATATATCATGCTTGCAGTCTCTTTGTGCATAGGAAATGATTCCTGAACAGTGGCCCAGAGAGAGACAGTAACACCAGCAAGATTATCCAGGCTTAAAATACTTCCCAGGAATTTGTGTGCTCTATTAATTATTCCCAGCAGTATGTTCAGAGTGCAGCTATGGTTTTGGGATTATGTCTAGAGTACAGGAGATCTCCGAGTCTAACAGAGAAAATGGCATGTTCTATGaaagactgaagaagaaaatgcatattttttcttcctcaaaagagaatgcatttttttcttcctcagaatcAGAATTTGACTTGCAAAGCACGATCTACTTTGTACTTTAGTCACATGATATGTGAGATGAGAAACACAGATGTGTTTCAAATTTGAGTCATGTTTCATATCCTGTATCTTGTTTAAACAATTTTATACCTGAATTTTGTTATTCTTAACTGTGTCCTCCATGCCCTCAATATGCAATATACATCTGTCTAACTTTCTGTTCAGAGAAAAGTGTTGACTGATTAAAAGAAGTTTCAATATTCTTTCATTGAAAGAATTTCCCGAAAACAGAAATA
The DNA window shown above is from Aptenodytes patagonicus chromosome W, bAptPat1.pri.cur, whole genome shotgun sequence and carries:
- the LOC143172094 gene encoding creatine kinase S-type, mitochondrial-like, with the protein product MASTFCRLLAGRATAALFAATGTGVLTTGYLLNKQNVKAAVQEKRKLFPPSADYPDLRKHNNCMAECLTPAIYAKLRDKMTLNGYTLDQCIQTGVDNPGHPFIKTVGMVAGDEESYEVFAEIFDPVIKVRHNGYDPCTMKHHTDLDASKITHGQFDEHYVLSSRVRTGRSIRGLSLPPACTRAERREVENVVVTALAGLTGDLSGKYYSLTNMSEKDQQQLIDDHFLFDKPVSPLLTCAGMARDWPDARGIWHNNDKTFLIWINEEDHTRVISMEKGGNMKRVFERFCRGLKEVERLIKERGWEFMWNERLGYVLTCPSNLGTGLRAGVHVKLPKLSKDPRFPKILENLRLQKRGTGGVDTAAVADVYDISNLDRMGRSEVELVQIVIDGVNYLVDCEKKLERGQDIKVPPPLPQFGRK